In the genome of Hugenholtzia roseola DSM 9546, one region contains:
- a CDS encoding nucleotide sugar dehydrogenase produces MQQTTLAIIGLGYVGLPLAVTFGQKYPTIGFDINPSRIKELQQGIDKTLETTAQELAAAQFLSYTTQLDDLRQANIFIITVPTPIDAYKIPDLTPLKRASQMIGKVLKKGDIVVYESTVYPTCTEEDCVPLLEKESGLVYNRDFYCGYSPERINPGDKQHTLTKIKKVVSGSTPDVAQQLNALYGSIIEAGTHLASSIKVAEASKVIENAQRDLNIAFVNELALIFDRMGIDTTEVLEAAGTKWNFLPFRPGLVGGHCIGVDPYYLTHKAESLGYHPEVILAGRRINDNMGSFIAAKIVKLLIQKDIHVKGANILVLGITFKENCPDIRNSKVIDVIRELQDFGTTVSIHDPWASPEEVLHEYGIDLMTTQKLEQAAPFDALVLAVAHREFENLEIKKLCNAKSVVYDVKSKLAKEVITARL; encoded by the coding sequence ATGCAGCAAACCACTCTTGCTATTATCGGTCTGGGTTATGTAGGGCTGCCCTTAGCCGTTACCTTTGGGCAGAAATACCCTACAATCGGCTTCGACATCAACCCAAGCCGCATCAAAGAACTACAACAGGGCATCGATAAAACCTTAGAAACAACAGCGCAGGAATTAGCCGCCGCCCAATTTTTATCCTACACAACGCAGTTGGACGATTTAAGGCAAGCCAACATTTTTATCATCACCGTCCCTACGCCCATAGACGCTTACAAAATTCCCGACCTTACGCCGCTCAAACGTGCTTCGCAAATGATAGGAAAGGTCTTGAAAAAAGGCGACATCGTCGTCTATGAATCGACGGTCTATCCTACCTGCACCGAAGAAGATTGCGTTCCCCTTTTAGAAAAGGAAAGCGGCTTGGTCTATAACCGCGATTTCTATTGTGGCTATTCGCCTGAACGCATCAATCCGGGCGATAAGCAGCATACCCTTACCAAAATCAAGAAAGTGGTCAGTGGCAGCACGCCCGATGTGGCACAGCAGCTCAACGCCCTTTATGGCTCTATCATCGAGGCAGGTACGCATTTGGCTTCTTCTATCAAAGTGGCAGAGGCTTCGAAGGTTATCGAAAATGCACAAAGAGATTTGAACATTGCCTTTGTCAATGAGTTGGCTCTTATTTTTGATAGAATGGGCATCGATACGACCGAAGTGCTGGAAGCGGCAGGCACAAAGTGGAACTTTCTCCCCTTTCGCCCTGGTCTGGTAGGGGGGCATTGTATCGGCGTAGACCCCTACTACCTCACACACAAGGCGGAAAGTTTGGGCTATCACCCCGAAGTTATCTTGGCAGGCAGGCGCATCAATGACAATATGGGCAGCTTTATTGCCGCCAAAATCGTCAAACTTTTGATACAAAAAGATATACACGTAAAAGGTGCAAATATCTTGGTCTTAGGCATCACCTTCAAAGAAAATTGCCCCGACATCCGCAATTCCAAAGTTATTGATGTGATTCGCGAATTGCAGGATTTTGGTACGACCGTATCCATTCACGACCCATGGGCAAGCCCCGAAGAAGTCCTGCACGAGTACGGAATTGATTTGATGACAACCCAAAAATTAGAACAAGCCGCACCCTTCGACGCACTTGTCTTGGCAGTGGCGCATCGTGAGTTTGAAAATTTGGAAATAAAAAAACTCTGCAATGCAAAGTCGGTAGTTTATGATGTCAAATCCAAACTTGCCAAAGAGGTCATTACGGCACGCCTTTAA
- the gcvT gene encoding glycine cleavage system aminomethyltransferase GcvT yields the protein MNTDTNTLQKVALHHIHEQLGAKLVPFAGFQMPVWYSSQNAEHQTVRQKVGIFDVSHMGEFLVSGVGATDFLQYVTSNDVSSLYEGKVQYSCLPNGKGGIVDDLLVYRLGQESYLLVVNASNIEKDWNWLLSHKPEGVEMRDISAQTSLFAVQGKLATDALQPLTEANLGSMKYYHFIKTTFAGVPDVLISTTGYTGAGGYEVYVPNEAAEKVWQAIMESGAPQGIQPIGLAARDTLRLEMGFCLYGNDIDDSTSPIEAGLGWITKFNKNFIDADLLKKQKEEGTSRKLVGLEILDKGIARQHHQIFDAEGNLIGEITSGTQSPTLKISIGMAYLNTPFHKIGSEVFVEVREGKRIKAKVVKMPFLG from the coding sequence ATGAACACAGACACAAACACACTCCAAAAAGTAGCCTTGCACCATATCCATGAGCAGTTGGGCGCGAAACTTGTCCCCTTTGCAGGTTTTCAGATGCCTGTTTGGTATAGCTCTCAAAATGCCGAGCATCAGACGGTTCGCCAAAAAGTGGGCATCTTTGATGTTTCTCACATGGGCGAATTTTTGGTTTCGGGCGTAGGCGCGACCGATTTTTTACAATACGTAACCAGCAACGACGTAAGCAGCCTTTATGAGGGCAAGGTGCAATACTCCTGCCTACCCAACGGCAAAGGCGGTATCGTAGATGACCTCTTGGTTTATCGTTTGGGTCAGGAATCGTATCTTTTGGTAGTCAATGCCTCTAATATAGAAAAAGATTGGAATTGGCTTTTGAGCCACAAACCCGAAGGCGTAGAGATGCGCGATATTTCGGCACAAACTTCTCTTTTTGCCGTTCAGGGCAAATTAGCCACTGACGCTTTGCAGCCCCTTACGGAAGCAAATTTGGGCAGCATGAAATACTACCATTTCATCAAAACCACCTTTGCAGGCGTGCCAGACGTGCTTATTTCTACCACAGGCTACACAGGCGCAGGCGGCTATGAAGTCTATGTACCAAACGAAGCGGCAGAAAAAGTTTGGCAGGCGATAATGGAAAGTGGTGCGCCACAGGGAATTCAACCTATTGGCTTAGCAGCACGCGATACTCTGCGTTTAGAGATGGGCTTTTGCCTGTATGGAAACGACATCGACGATAGCACTTCACCCATAGAGGCGGGTTTGGGTTGGATAACCAAATTCAACAAAAACTTTATTGATGCCGACCTGCTCAAAAAGCAAAAAGAAGAAGGCACAAGCCGAAAATTGGTAGGCTTAGAAATCTTAGACAAAGGCATTGCACGCCAACACCATCAAATCTTTGATGCAGAAGGCAATCTTATTGGTGAGATAACTTCGGGAACGCAATCGCCTACCCTAAAAATTTCAATCGGCATGGCGTATCTAAATACACCTTTCCACAAAATAGGAAGCGAAGTCTTTGTAGAAGTGCGCGAAGGAAAACGAATCAAGGCAAAAGTCGTCAAGATGCCTTTTTTGGGCTAA